A single region of the Neodiprion pinetum isolate iyNeoPine1 chromosome 5, iyNeoPine1.2, whole genome shotgun sequence genome encodes:
- the LOC124219736 gene encoding protein KATNIP homolog isoform X2 → MEKVTSDDASISDSNRIFNKLPPWLAEMTESVKKLKTPEERVNFLSCKPFASDESSISPAVSSMIIGVTEKSNRTNEEPRQLPFTVETPDGVGGCIILQSSTTASLPNTPKDEHEFSRAYSALSAFSLPESNENKFAMLDKYLEKKDVEKATDSKSGVKSWERLHSPLESKPSAETEQRLDRSVLDRKPFERLAANHSAIDVQIKKTRRTTRQQQQITGKPSRIHIPPYRRTSTDLLEEETGLNLPIGVVRRKQDYLAGVASRGDIRVESSDPVRSDEKMINGNRLRIETTVSAPASISQQKNVSKLPITDKVAKLNLQASGKPALTEVVKKSVQTDLNQAESSPNSLLSNCRRPLYHYERYPPKENSIAYDFIIPELPRGTTLVIDILTTWGDKHYVGLNGIEIFSDIGEPVCISKIWADPTDINVLPEYNNDPRVVGNLINGINQTTDDYNLWLAPYTSGSHHYIHMTFEAAVNVAMIRIWNYNKSRIHSYRGVRDVKITLDDVVIFDGEIARASGGVFGNINSFGDTILFTTEGNILELISKHDATYSFGAGEIESPTKETDRPITTDTGEGRPLTCASSNQSNSSNYSSNIFSYICKEVELVLLSNWGHSGLIGLTGIELIGDQDSTIPLTQASLSCNVGCKHLNRLIDGNNLTTEPSHMWATYFLRGDNPTLTITFQTEIFFTGIRIWNYNASLDLSYCGVRQMLIKLDGKSVCNDCDGFMLRRAPGSCHYDFLQEINFANQSAISEPLKHRITSIDAFLKANRMCDNADYEAPMMPQGFVYQVIIFSTWGDSYYVGLTGIEMYDSSGCMIKLTKDNITAYPESVNVIEGVDNDVRTPDKLVDGVNDTTDGHHMWLAPILPNQTNRIYIIFDSPVMVSAIKMWNYKKTPQRGVKEFAILVDDLLVYNGVLHSHIPYGTVLFSGNKDDASENHSLIQSAQIGQDTKLLNLERRATSGGDCYADPLLRPHTSLMQANVRNNTKPNM, encoded by the exons ATGGAGAAAGTAACCAGTGACGATGCCTCGATTTCCGATTCAAATAGAATTTTCAACAAGTTGCCACCATGGCTTGCAGAAATGACTGA GAGTGTGAAGAAACTAAAGACGCCAGAAGAAAGAGTGAATTTTCTTTCGTGCAAGCCATTTGCATCAGACGAATCTTCGATCAGTCCAGCTGTTTCTTCGATGATTATCGGTGTTACAGAAAAAAGCAACAG AACAAACGAAGAGCCGCGTCAACTACCATTTACAGTTGAAACTCCCGACGGAGTTGGCGGCTGTATTATCTTACAATCATCGACAACCGCTTCGCTTCCAAATACGCCGAAAGATGAACATGAATTTTCACGAGCCTACTCGGCACTCTCAGCCTTCAGTTTACCGGAGTCGAATGAAAACAAGTTCGCAATGTTGGATAAGTAcctggaaaaaaaagatgtcGAGAAAGCTACGGATTCTAAGAGTGGAGTAAAAAGTTGGGAACGCTTACATTCCCCTTTAGAGTCGAAACCATCTGCGGAAACCGAACAGCGGTTAGATCGTAGCGTGCTAGACAGAAAACCATTCGAGAGACTCGCAGCTAATCATTCGGCCATTGACGTTCAGATAAAGAAAACTAGAAGAACGACCCGACAGCAGCAGCAAATCACCGGAAAACCTTCGAGAATTCACATACCACCCTACAGACGTACGAGTACTGATTTATTGGAAGAGGAAACTGGTTTGAATTTACCCATCG GAGTAGTGAGAAGGAAGCAAGATTATTTAGCCGGAGTTGCGTCGAGAGGAGATATTCGAGTAGAAAGCAGCGACCCTGTTAGgagcgatgaaaaaatgataaacggAAATAGACTAAGAATTGAAACGACAGTTTCCGCACCTGCGTCTATTTCACAGCAGAAAAATGTCAGTAAATTACCGATAACAGATAAAGTTGCAAAATTGAATCTACAAGCTTCTGGGAAACCAGCTCTCACCGAGGTTGTTAAAAAAAGTGTGCAAACAGATTTAAATCAAGCAGAAAGTAGTCCAAACTCACTCTTGTCCAATTGTAGGCGACCCTTGTATCACTACGAGCGATATCCACCAAAAG AAAACTCTATTGCTTATGATTTCATAATACCTGAACTGCCACGTGGAACAACGCTTGTCATAGATATTTTAACAACGTGGGGTGACAAACACTACGTAGGGCTCAACGGAATTGAGATATTTTCTGACATAGGTGAACCCGTATGCATAAGCAAG ATATGGGCTGACCCTACGGATATAAACGTGTTACCGGAGTACAACAACGATCCACGTGTTGTCGGCAATTTAATTAACGGAATAAATCAAACTACAGACGACTACAACTTGTGGCTTGCTCCGTACACAAGCGGAAGCCATCACTACATTCACATGACGTTTGAGGCAGCGGTAAATGTTGCAATGATCAGAATTTGG AACTACAACAAATCCAGAATTCATTCTTACAGAGGAGTTAGAGATGTTAAAATTACACTTGACGATGTTGTTATATTTGATGGTGAAATTGCCAGGGCATCCGGAGGTGTATTTGGCAACATTAATTCGTTTGGAGAT ACGATCCTCTTCACAACGGAAGGAAACATTTTGGAGCTGATATCGAAACACGATGCGACGTATTCTTTCGGCGCGGGTGAAATAGAATCACCGACAAAGGAAACGGATCGACCAATAACAACTGATACAGGC GAAGGACGTCCGCTGACTTGTGCCAGCTCTAATCAATCAAACTCGTCTAACTACAGCAGTAATATATTTTCGTACATTTGCAAAGAGGTCGAATTAGTTCTTCTTTCCAATTGGGGACATTCCGGTCTCATCG GGCTGACTGGAATAGAGTTGATAGGTGACCAGGATTCCACAATTCCTTTAACACAGGCCTCGTTATCCTGTAACGTTGGATGCAAGCATCTCAATCGATTGATAGATGGAAATAATTTGACTACAGAACCTAGCCACATGTGGGCCACTTATTTTTTACGAGGGGATAACCCGACTTTAACGATTACTTTTCAAAcagagatattttttactgGAATAAGAATTTGGAACTACAATGCCTCCTTGGACCTTTCGTATTGCGGG GTGAGGCAAATGCTTATTAAATTGGATGGGAAATCGGTGTGTAACGATTGTGATGGTTTTATGTTAAGAAGAGCACCGGGTAGTTGTCACTACGATTTTCTgcaagaaattaattttgctAATCAGTCTGCGATATCAGAGCCATTGAAACATCGGATTACGTCAATTGATGCGTTTCTCAAAG CTAATCGCATGTGTGACAATGCCGACTACGAAGCTCCGATGATGCCGCAAGGATTCGTCTATCAAGTGATCATCTTTTCAACTTGGGGCGATTCTTATTACGTTGGCCTGACCGGTATCGAAATGTATGATTCTAGTGGATGCATGATTAAATTAACGAAAGACA ATATCACAGCCTACCCAGAAAGTGTGAACGTAATCGAGGGAGTAGACAACGATGTTCGCACTCCTGACAAATTAGTAGATGGTGTAAACGATACTACAGACGGTCATCACATGTGGCTGGCTCCAATTTTACCAAATCAG acCAACAGAATTTACATTATCTTTGACTCTCCGGTTATGGTATCTGCTATTAAAATGTGGAACTATAAAAAGACTCCACAGCGCGGAGTTAAAGAATTTGCT ATATTAGTGGACGATTTGTTGGTCTACAATGGTGTTCTACATAGCCACATTCCTTACGGTACCGTATTGTTCAGTGGTAATAAGGATGATGCTTCTGAGAATCACAGTTTAATTCA AAGTGCACAAATTGGTCAGGACACCAAGCTTTTAAATTTGGAAAGACGAGCTACGTCAGGTGGCGACTGTTATGCAGATCCATTGCTGCGACCGCATACATCACTGATGCAAGCCAATGTACGCAATAATACAAAACCCAATATGTGA
- the LOC124219736 gene encoding katanin-interacting protein-like isoform X1, whose translation MEKVTSDDASISDSNRIFNKLPPWLAEMTESVKKLKTPEERVNFLSCKPFASDESSISPAVSSMIIGVTEKSNRTNEEPRQLPFTVETPDGVGGCIILQSSTTASLPNTPKDEHEFSRAYSALSAFSLPESNENKFAMLDKYLEKKDVEKATDSKSGVKSWERLHSPLESKPSAETEQRLDRSVLDRKPFERLAANHSAIDVQIKKTRRTTRQQQQITGKPSRIHIPPYRRTSTDLLEEETGLNLPIGVVRRKQDYLAGVASRGDIRVESSDPVRSDEKMINGNRLRIETTVSAPASISQQKNVSKLPITDKVAKLNLQASGKPALTEVVKKSVQTDLNQAESSPNSLLSNCRRPLYHYERYPPKENSIAYDFIIPELPRGTTLVIDILTTWGDKHYVGLNGIEIFSDIGEPVCISKIWADPTDINVLPEYNNDPRVVGNLINGINQTTDDYNLWLAPYTSGSHHYIHMTFEAAVNVAMIRIWVRFQCNGTIVFHCIFHIVSIELKTRSYCHCADLFSSQNYNKSRIHSYRGVRDVKITLDDVVIFDGEIARASGGVFGNINSFGDTILFTTEGNILELISKHDATYSFGAGEIESPTKETDRPITTDTGEGRPLTCASSNQSNSSNYSSNIFSYICKEVELVLLSNWGHSGLIGLTGIELIGDQDSTIPLTQASLSCNVGCKHLNRLIDGNNLTTEPSHMWATYFLRGDNPTLTITFQTEIFFTGIRIWNYNASLDLSYCGVRQMLIKLDGKSVCNDCDGFMLRRAPGSCHYDFLQEINFANQSAISEPLKHRITSIDAFLKANRMCDNADYEAPMMPQGFVYQVIIFSTWGDSYYVGLTGIEMYDSSGCMIKLTKDNITAYPESVNVIEGVDNDVRTPDKLVDGVNDTTDGHHMWLAPILPNQTNRIYIIFDSPVMVSAIKMWNYKKTPQRGVKEFAILVDDLLVYNGVLHSHIPYGTVLFSGNKDDASENHSLIQSAQIGQDTKLLNLERRATSGGDCYADPLLRPHTSLMQANVRNNTKPNM comes from the exons ATGGAGAAAGTAACCAGTGACGATGCCTCGATTTCCGATTCAAATAGAATTTTCAACAAGTTGCCACCATGGCTTGCAGAAATGACTGA GAGTGTGAAGAAACTAAAGACGCCAGAAGAAAGAGTGAATTTTCTTTCGTGCAAGCCATTTGCATCAGACGAATCTTCGATCAGTCCAGCTGTTTCTTCGATGATTATCGGTGTTACAGAAAAAAGCAACAG AACAAACGAAGAGCCGCGTCAACTACCATTTACAGTTGAAACTCCCGACGGAGTTGGCGGCTGTATTATCTTACAATCATCGACAACCGCTTCGCTTCCAAATACGCCGAAAGATGAACATGAATTTTCACGAGCCTACTCGGCACTCTCAGCCTTCAGTTTACCGGAGTCGAATGAAAACAAGTTCGCAATGTTGGATAAGTAcctggaaaaaaaagatgtcGAGAAAGCTACGGATTCTAAGAGTGGAGTAAAAAGTTGGGAACGCTTACATTCCCCTTTAGAGTCGAAACCATCTGCGGAAACCGAACAGCGGTTAGATCGTAGCGTGCTAGACAGAAAACCATTCGAGAGACTCGCAGCTAATCATTCGGCCATTGACGTTCAGATAAAGAAAACTAGAAGAACGACCCGACAGCAGCAGCAAATCACCGGAAAACCTTCGAGAATTCACATACCACCCTACAGACGTACGAGTACTGATTTATTGGAAGAGGAAACTGGTTTGAATTTACCCATCG GAGTAGTGAGAAGGAAGCAAGATTATTTAGCCGGAGTTGCGTCGAGAGGAGATATTCGAGTAGAAAGCAGCGACCCTGTTAGgagcgatgaaaaaatgataaacggAAATAGACTAAGAATTGAAACGACAGTTTCCGCACCTGCGTCTATTTCACAGCAGAAAAATGTCAGTAAATTACCGATAACAGATAAAGTTGCAAAATTGAATCTACAAGCTTCTGGGAAACCAGCTCTCACCGAGGTTGTTAAAAAAAGTGTGCAAACAGATTTAAATCAAGCAGAAAGTAGTCCAAACTCACTCTTGTCCAATTGTAGGCGACCCTTGTATCACTACGAGCGATATCCACCAAAAG AAAACTCTATTGCTTATGATTTCATAATACCTGAACTGCCACGTGGAACAACGCTTGTCATAGATATTTTAACAACGTGGGGTGACAAACACTACGTAGGGCTCAACGGAATTGAGATATTTTCTGACATAGGTGAACCCGTATGCATAAGCAAG ATATGGGCTGACCCTACGGATATAAACGTGTTACCGGAGTACAACAACGATCCACGTGTTGTCGGCAATTTAATTAACGGAATAAATCAAACTACAGACGACTACAACTTGTGGCTTGCTCCGTACACAAGCGGAAGCCATCACTACATTCACATGACGTTTGAGGCAGCGGTAAATGTTGCAATGATCAGAATTTGGGTAAGATTTCAATGTAATGGTACGATTGTTTTTCATTGTATTTTTCATATCGTTTCGATTGAGCTGAAAACGAGGAGTTATTGTCACTGCGCTGACTTATTTTCTTCCCAGAACTACAACAAATCCAGAATTCATTCTTACAGAGGAGTTAGAGATGTTAAAATTACACTTGACGATGTTGTTATATTTGATGGTGAAATTGCCAGGGCATCCGGAGGTGTATTTGGCAACATTAATTCGTTTGGAGAT ACGATCCTCTTCACAACGGAAGGAAACATTTTGGAGCTGATATCGAAACACGATGCGACGTATTCTTTCGGCGCGGGTGAAATAGAATCACCGACAAAGGAAACGGATCGACCAATAACAACTGATACAGGC GAAGGACGTCCGCTGACTTGTGCCAGCTCTAATCAATCAAACTCGTCTAACTACAGCAGTAATATATTTTCGTACATTTGCAAAGAGGTCGAATTAGTTCTTCTTTCCAATTGGGGACATTCCGGTCTCATCG GGCTGACTGGAATAGAGTTGATAGGTGACCAGGATTCCACAATTCCTTTAACACAGGCCTCGTTATCCTGTAACGTTGGATGCAAGCATCTCAATCGATTGATAGATGGAAATAATTTGACTACAGAACCTAGCCACATGTGGGCCACTTATTTTTTACGAGGGGATAACCCGACTTTAACGATTACTTTTCAAAcagagatattttttactgGAATAAGAATTTGGAACTACAATGCCTCCTTGGACCTTTCGTATTGCGGG GTGAGGCAAATGCTTATTAAATTGGATGGGAAATCGGTGTGTAACGATTGTGATGGTTTTATGTTAAGAAGAGCACCGGGTAGTTGTCACTACGATTTTCTgcaagaaattaattttgctAATCAGTCTGCGATATCAGAGCCATTGAAACATCGGATTACGTCAATTGATGCGTTTCTCAAAG CTAATCGCATGTGTGACAATGCCGACTACGAAGCTCCGATGATGCCGCAAGGATTCGTCTATCAAGTGATCATCTTTTCAACTTGGGGCGATTCTTATTACGTTGGCCTGACCGGTATCGAAATGTATGATTCTAGTGGATGCATGATTAAATTAACGAAAGACA ATATCACAGCCTACCCAGAAAGTGTGAACGTAATCGAGGGAGTAGACAACGATGTTCGCACTCCTGACAAATTAGTAGATGGTGTAAACGATACTACAGACGGTCATCACATGTGGCTGGCTCCAATTTTACCAAATCAG acCAACAGAATTTACATTATCTTTGACTCTCCGGTTATGGTATCTGCTATTAAAATGTGGAACTATAAAAAGACTCCACAGCGCGGAGTTAAAGAATTTGCT ATATTAGTGGACGATTTGTTGGTCTACAATGGTGTTCTACATAGCCACATTCCTTACGGTACCGTATTGTTCAGTGGTAATAAGGATGATGCTTCTGAGAATCACAGTTTAATTCA AAGTGCACAAATTGGTCAGGACACCAAGCTTTTAAATTTGGAAAGACGAGCTACGTCAGGTGGCGACTGTTATGCAGATCCATTGCTGCGACCGCATACATCACTGATGCAAGCCAATGTACGCAATAATACAAAACCCAATATGTGA
- the LOC124219740 gene encoding glucose dehydrogenase [FAD, quinone] isoform X2, producing MDIYDKYFNWSYNDMENSKLYDYVIVGAGSAGSVIAARLSKAGEKTLLLEAGGAVPPFLNIPVLTPLLQQSVFDWQHVTVPQKHACKGLINNQSKWPMGKILGGSGRLNYMAYVRGHIADYTNWFPDLEESVDKETSSLNVHCDNWYTDLSDAILNGAAELGQNVGNINRDLNIGFMKVELTSKDGERWSTDRLLHRDIEKLTVIANAHVNKVLLKEKKAVGVEFEKLGTQLKAFATKGVILCAGAVGTPKLLMLSGIGPRDHLKGLKIKVVQNLPVGQNLVDHILTGLDLVVLNTTLPLNILNVLNPLSAFNYFFHGKGPWTSAGIEVVGTLHSTKSNRKLDPPDIQLMVMPVGISQDGGIALRKIMGISDEVFRDYFSPLTHETAVSILPVLLHPKSSGEIRLQSSDPAAPPIIDPKYLSVQEDVEVLIDGIQFVKKLIRTRAMQKLGATLYTKHYPSCKEFSFDTSEYWECYVRHVTLTSYHPAGTCRIGSVVDEFFRVYSTENLYVVDASVLPVLPSGNINAVVVMCAEKAARLLINKKFLKQRSQCHMTDFIQYLFYASQVKN from the exons ATGG ATATTTATGATAAATACTTCAACTGGTCCTACAATGATATGGAGAATTCAAAACTCTATGATTATGTTATCG TCGGTGCTGGCAGTGCTGGGTCTGTAATAGCTGCCAGATTGTCCAAAGCTGGGGAGAAAACTTTGCTATTGGAAGCAGGTGGTGCAGTTCCTCCATTCTTGAATATCCCTGTACTAACTCCGTTATTGCAACAGTCTGTCTTTGACTGGCAGCATGTGACCGTTCCACAAAAACATGCTTGCAAAGGACTAATCAATAAT CAAAGCAAGTGGCCGATGGGAAAAATCTTAGGAGGATCGGGTAGACTAAATTATATGGCTTACGTTCGTGGTCACATCGCTGATTACACTAATTGGTTCCCCGATCTTGAGG AGTCCGTAGACAAAGAAACCAGTTCTTTGAATGTACATTGTGATAATTGGTATACTGATTTGTCGGACGCTATATTGAACGGAGCTGCAGAACTGGGACAAAACGTTGGAAATATAAACAGAGATCTAAACATTG GATTCATGAAAGTGGAATTGACCTCAAAGGATGGAGAGAGATGGAGTACCGACAGATTGTTACACagggatattgaaaaattaactgtCATCGCTAATGCTCATGTTAATAAG gttttattgaaagaaaagaaagccGTTGGAgttgaatttgagaaactgGGTACTCAGCTAAAAGCCTTCGCCACAAAGGGGGTCATACTCTGCGCAGGAGCAGTTGGCACTCCAAAGCTATTGATGCTGTCTGGAATAGGTCCGAGAGACCATCTTAAAGGTCTAAAG ATCAAGGTAGTGCAAAATTTACCCGTGGGTCAGAATTTGGTGGATCATATTCTTACTGGTCTCGATTTGGTCGTGCTCAATACAACCTTACCACTGAACATATTGAATGTTCTAAATCCTCTGTCAGCATTCAACTACTTCTTTCACGGCAAAG GGCCGTGGACATCAGCGGGTATCGAAGTTGTCGGTACATTGCACAGTACTAAATCAAATCGAAAACTAGATCCTCCAGATATACAATTGATGGTAATGCCAGTTGGAATATCTCAAGACGGTGGTATAGCATTGAGAAAAATCATGGGCATATCAGACGAG GTATTtcgtgattatttttctccacTGACTCACGAAACAGCTGTCAGCATATTACCGGTTTTATTACATCCAAAAAGTTCCGGGGAGATCAGATTACAAAGTTCTGATCCAGCTGCTCCCCCCATTATCGATCCAAAGTATCTTTCCGTTCAGGAAGACGTGGAAGTTCTAATAGACG GTATacaattcgtgaaaaaattgatcagaaCAAGAGCGATGCAGAAACTGGGCGCGACTCTTTACACAAAACATTACCCAAGCTGCAaggaattttcatttgacacTTCAGAATATTGGGAATGTTACGTCAGACATGTCACTTTGACATCTTATCATCCTGCAGGAACCTGTCGTATTGGTAGCGTTGTAGATGAATTTTTCAG GGTCTATAGTACTGAAAATCTCTACGTAGTTGATGCGTCGGTACTTCCAGTATTACCAAGTGGCAATATCAATGCCGTAGTTGTAATGTGCGCCGAAAAAGCAGCTCGATTATTGATTAACAAAAAGTTTCTGAAGCAGAGATCGCAGTGTCATATGACAGATTTTATCCAATACTTATTCTACGCGTCTCAGGTCAAGAACTGA
- the Rint1 gene encoding RAD50-interacting protein 1, whose product MDPIKVKVIQEFNAELGSDLKNLGKIPQLHERLQHERNNIEKSLSLASTEAPSKVKAAIEGVDRINNEIEELVKISNDLEQVLIEQLQQDSKIDGIRENVDKIEELQRALSYLYLVKSIEDICDEIEGSLLAKDDKLTITLYANLTERNSQLQSSTCHHLVTYLHDTLHFWHNYLKDKFTAEYNEILKALKWPFCGSNLNLSTTPSLDAMARFSTVTEYLLQLQLPEETAKPAVTSSLLTDFIPVSLPILLLIRPLRRRFIYHFTGAKQTNRLDKPEWFFTQILTWIRDHTEWVRMNVQPIANSLGLDHINAKVEFMRGLVQLAVEKLYSELPNMQYDDALFAHLIDEALGFERELRDTLLYPASQPATVFVLTQAQIFVKWVNMEKKYATEKMDAILSSETAWERLMGTDIDDMKVTECAEAFLTLLMTITDRYSHLPQPGHRLQFLELQLELVDDWRVRLLQLLHEDYEDPLTSIMPRILNTLHYVSSVLKEWGATVHFLQLHYFKKQSDVTELSVEKLAETSENPGDEDDSVFDEALALLQRLERELVNEISNSVALDVKAKSRPYRTDKWFAMQSEKELASLSVTPSGCPMFQELAARLNTLQDILALPLFNKTWKNLAAQLDQYLLEEIAVVNQFNSGGAAQLQYDIVRNLLPLFGLYTNKPEAYFPLIKEATILLNMALGSAMLLLEALEGNEDTAEVLADVGIYKMTEDIAITVLRNRTDISSQ is encoded by the exons ATGGATCCAATCAAGGTCAAAGTCATACAAGAATTCAATGCCGAATTGGGTTCGGATTTAAAAAACCTTGGAAAAATTCCTCAACTACACGAGCGGTTACAACACGAGAGAAATAACATCGAAAAATCG CTGTCGCTGGCATCAACGGAGGCTCCGTCAAAGGTTAAAGCAGCTATAGAAGGAGTTGATAGGATAAACAATGAAATAGAAGAATTGGTAAAAATCAGCAATGATTTGGAACAAGTTCTCATTGAACAGCTTCAGCAGGATTCCAAAATTGATGGGATTCGAGaaaatgttgataaaataGAAGAGCTACAAAGAGCGTTGTCGTACTTGTACTTGGTCAAATCCATCGAGGATATATG TGATGAAATAGAGGGTTCTCTATTAGCAAAGGATGACAAGCTGACGATAACTCTGTACGCTAACTTGACGGaaagaaattcacaattacaatcGTCCACTTGTCATCATCTTGTAACTTATCTACACGACACTCTCCACTTTTGGCATAATTATCTCAAAGATAAATTTACAGC AGAATACAACGAAATTCTGAAGGCACTGAAATGGCCATTTTGTGGcagcaatttgaatttgtcGACTACTCCTTCGCTAGATGCAATGGCAAGGTTCAGCACAGTTACGGAATACTTGCTGCAACTGCAGCTACC AGAAGAAACAGCGAAACCTGCGGTTACCTCGTCGCTTCTAACCGATTTTATACCAGTGAGCTTGCCAATCTTACTGCTGATTCGTCCCCTTAGACGTAGATTCATATACCATTTCACAGGTGCAAAACAAACTAACCGTTTGGACAAACCTGAGTGGTTTTTCACTCAGATACTTACATGGATCAGAGATCACACCGAATGGGTGAGGATGAATGTTCAACCAATCGCAAATTCTTTGGGACTTGATCACATCAATGCTAAG GTTGAATTCATGCGAGGGCTGGTCCAACTTGCTGTGGAAAAGTTATATTCCGAATTACCCAACATGCAGTACGACGATGCTCTCTTCGCACATCTAATCGACGAGGCTCTAGGCTTTGAAAGAGAGTTAAGAGACACGTTGTTATATCCAGCTAGTCAACCAGCCACCGTTTTTGTACTAACTCAAGCACAGATTTTTGTCAAATGGGTTAATATGGAGAAGAAAT ATGCAACGGAAAAAATGGACGCTATTTTGAGCTCTGAGACCGCATGGGAAAGATTAATGGGTACAGATATAGACGACATGAAAGTAACGGAGTGTGCGGAAGCTTTTCTCACTCTTCTAATGACTATCACTGATAGATATAGTCATCTGCCACAACCTGGTCACAG GTTACAATTTCTCGAACTACAGCTAGAACTGGTGGACGATTGGCGTGTTCGATTGCTGCAATTGCTGCACGAGGATTATGAAGATCCGCTGACTTCTATCATGCCTCGAATTTTGAATACACTGCACTATGTATCTAGTGTTCTCAAAGAATGGGGTGCCACTGTT CACTTCTTGCAGCTTCACTATTTCAAAAAACAATCAGATGTAACAGAATTGTCTGTAGAGAAATTGGCTGAAACTTCTGAAAATCCTGGGGACGAAGATGATTCTGTATTCGACGAAGCTCTCGCATTACTACAAAGGTTGGAACGCGAGTTGGTGAACGAAATAAGCAACTCTGTGGCACTGGATGTGAAAGCTAAAAGCAGACCGTACAGAACTGACAA ATGGTTTGCAATGCAATCAGAAAAAGAATTGGCGTCGTTATCCGTAACCCCGAGTGGTTGTCCCATGTTTCAAGAGCTGGCTGCTCGTCTTAACACACTTCAAGACATTCTTGCACTACCGTTGTTTAACAAGACTTGGAAGAATCTTGCGGCGCAACTCGATCAA tatTTGCTAGAGGAGATTGCTGTGGTCAATCAATTCAACTCTGGGGGAGCTGCTCAATTACAATATGATATTGTCAGAAATCTCCTTCCGCTCTTTGGTTTGTATACAAACAAGCCAGAAGCTTACTTTCCGCT GATCAAGGAGGCCACGATTCTTTTAAACATGGCTTTAGGTTCAGCGATGCTCTTGTTAGAAGCATTGGAGGGTAACGAAGATACAGCTGAAGTACTAGCGGATGTTGGAATTTATAAAATGACAGAAGACATAGCAATAACAGTACTACGAAACAGAACTGATATAAGTTCGCAATAA